Proteins found in one Nostoc sp. NIES-3756 genomic segment:
- a CDS encoding glutathione binding-like protein: MIDLYYWTTPNGHKITIFLEEVGLPYNIIPINIGAGDQFQPEFLKISPNNRIPAIVDHEPPDGGEPISVFESGAILLYLAEKTGKLISENLRTRTEVLQWLFWQMAGLGPMAGQNHHFNRYAPEKIEYAINRYVNETARLYAVLNKRLADREFVAGHYSIADIAAYPWIVPHESQNQNLEDFPNLKRWFEAIKARPAVIRAYEKAEAFKNQALDIEKSRNLLFNQSANTVQR, translated from the coding sequence ATGATTGACCTTTATTACTGGACAACTCCTAACGGTCACAAAATCACTATTTTCTTAGAAGAAGTCGGTTTACCTTACAACATCATCCCGATAAATATCGGTGCTGGCGACCAATTTCAGCCAGAGTTTCTCAAAATTTCCCCGAATAATCGCATCCCTGCCATTGTTGACCATGAACCACCAGATGGGGGCGAACCGATTTCTGTGTTTGAGTCTGGTGCGATTTTGCTTTATTTGGCAGAAAAAACCGGGAAATTGATTTCTGAGAATTTACGCACTCGCACAGAAGTTTTACAATGGCTATTCTGGCAAATGGCTGGGCTAGGGCCAATGGCTGGACAAAACCACCACTTTAATAGATATGCGCCAGAAAAGATTGAGTATGCCATTAACCGCTACGTCAACGAAACAGCACGCTTGTATGCAGTATTAAATAAACGACTTGCAGATAGAGAATTTGTAGCTGGCCATTATTCTATTGCCGATATTGCCGCCTATCCTTGGATTGTGCCACATGAAAGCCAAAATCAAAACCTAGAAGACTTCCCCAACCTCAAGCGCTGGTTTGAAGCCATCAAAGCACGCCCGGCTGTAATTCGCGCCTATGAGAAGGCAGAAGCCTTTAAAAATCAGGCATTAGATATCGAAAAATCGCGTAATCTTTTGTTCAATCAATCAGCAAATACCGTACAGCGATAG
- a CDS encoding MFS transporter: MTKPSVSLGLLGAAAFMVIADVRVIDPLLHIIAKEFGVGVGSAAVIVSAYTIPYGLFQLVYGPLGDRIGKIKVITAALAAFAVGTALCAFVSNIVLLTLLRFLTGMFAAGIIPITLAYIGDNFPYAERQTAIGRYLSALVLGQVLGGSLGGIFGEYLSWRDIFLVFGVVSLIIAGVLWRGTRHLKEKHSQTRLGWNTFKPYYQLLTKPVAQTVIIGVFVEGFCLFGAFAYVGAFLRDRYDLPYVAIGFMLSGFGIGGLIYSRCVQWLVRRLGEIGLMGVGGILMSICFLGIAFLPNWGFFIPLSVLMGLGFYMMHSTLQTQATELAPEARGTAVSLFAFNLFIGQGIGAAVFGRIVDNFGYVPCFIIAGVAIALLALWLVQRKKSHI, translated from the coding sequence ATGACTAAACCATCTGTTTCATTAGGATTGCTGGGTGCAGCAGCTTTTATGGTAATTGCTGATGTACGGGTGATTGATCCTTTACTGCACATCATTGCTAAAGAGTTTGGCGTGGGGGTGGGGAGTGCGGCTGTGATTGTTTCGGCGTATACCATTCCCTATGGATTGTTTCAATTGGTGTATGGGCCATTGGGCGATCGCATCGGTAAAATTAAAGTAATTACAGCAGCACTAGCAGCTTTTGCTGTGGGAACGGCTTTATGTGCTTTTGTCTCTAATATTGTTCTACTTACCTTACTGCGGTTCTTAACAGGGATGTTTGCGGCGGGAATTATCCCCATCACTTTAGCCTACATCGGTGATAATTTCCCCTATGCAGAACGGCAAACAGCCATTGGTAGGTACTTGAGTGCGCTGGTACTAGGGCAAGTACTTGGTGGTAGTTTAGGGGGAATTTTTGGGGAATATCTCAGTTGGCGGGATATTTTTCTAGTTTTCGGGGTAGTTTCCCTAATAATTGCAGGTGTCCTATGGCGAGGAACACGCCACTTGAAAGAAAAACATTCCCAAACTCGGCTGGGTTGGAACACATTTAAACCTTACTATCAACTATTGACTAAACCTGTAGCGCAGACTGTGATTATTGGGGTATTTGTGGAGGGGTTTTGTTTGTTTGGAGCATTTGCTTATGTTGGCGCATTCCTCCGCGACAGATATGATTTACCCTATGTCGCCATTGGTTTTATGTTGAGTGGCTTTGGTATTGGGGGATTAATTTACAGTCGTTGTGTGCAATGGTTAGTCAGGCGCTTGGGTGAAATTGGTTTGATGGGTGTAGGCGGAATTTTGATGTCTATCTGCTTTTTAGGAATTGCGTTTTTACCCAACTGGGGATTTTTCATTCCTTTGAGTGTGTTGATGGGGTTAGGCTTTTATATGATGCACAGCACACTGCAAACCCAAGCCACAGAATTAGCACCTGAAGCTAGAGGTACTGCGGTTTCCTTATTTGCCTTTAACTTATTTATTGGTCAAGGAATTGGTGCGGCGGTGTTTGGCAGAATCGTAGATAATTTTGGTTATGTTCCTTGTTTCATCATTGCTGGAGTTGCGATCGCCTTGCTTGCCTTGTGGCTAGTTCAACGAAAGAAAAGTCATATTTAA
- a CDS encoding mobilization protein translates to MPRIHLIDGEKGGVGKSLVARTMIQYCLDKNMPFVPVETDRSNPDVAGVYKGICQYAVFTEEERHADKADKIFEIAMNKTVIANLAAQSHRAVKGWIEKNHLIELGEAQGVDFCKWFVSTGGYDSLNLFKQSVNAYEGKIPHVLVRNLGLCDDWEHVNSDATIQEIVKKYNIKAIDFPKLAYKERNIIDQHRLSFADAREYKEFGIISKQRVINFLKLAYASFENVGIWYEEVK, encoded by the coding sequence ATGCCAAGAATCCATTTGATAGACGGAGAAAAGGGAGGAGTAGGAAAGTCTTTAGTAGCTAGAACAATGATTCAGTATTGTCTAGATAAGAATATGCCATTTGTACCTGTAGAAACAGATAGGTCAAATCCAGATGTAGCTGGGGTTTACAAAGGGATATGTCAGTATGCAGTGTTCACAGAGGAAGAAAGACATGCTGATAAGGCAGACAAAATATTTGAGATAGCAATGAATAAGACAGTAATTGCTAATTTAGCTGCACAATCTCATAGAGCAGTCAAGGGATGGATTGAGAAAAACCATTTAATTGAACTGGGAGAAGCTCAAGGAGTAGATTTTTGTAAGTGGTTTGTGTCAACGGGAGGTTATGACAGTTTAAATCTATTTAAGCAATCTGTTAACGCTTACGAGGGGAAAATTCCTCATGTGTTGGTGAGAAATTTAGGTTTATGCGATGACTGGGAACACGTAAACTCAGATGCCACAATACAAGAAATAGTAAAAAAATATAATATTAAGGCGATAGATTTTCCGAAACTAGCGTATAAAGAAAGAAATATAATAGACCAGCACAGATTATCGTTTGCGGATGCAAGGGAGTATAAGGAATTTGGCATTATCAGCAAACAGCGAGTAATCAATTTTCTTAAGCTTGCGTATGCGTCTTTTGAAAACGTTGGTATTTGGTATGAAGAAGTTAAATAA
- a CDS encoding orange carotenoid protein N-terminal domain-containing protein — MTFTQTGDQTIREYVKSWQNLDADEQLALFWFIYKEMGHSITPAAPGASTVSPTIAEGLFNQVKELEDEEQLQLQRDLINNVDTQLTREYGSLGDTTKLLFWYLLSQGMDQGTIVSFPANYQLSAESQQLFESIKGLEFQQQITLFRDYVSPMGAEAKAGAEV, encoded by the coding sequence ATGACTTTTACACAAACAGGCGACCAAACTATTCGTGAATACGTCAAGTCATGGCAGAATTTGGATGCTGACGAACAGCTAGCTTTATTTTGGTTTATTTACAAAGAAATGGGTCATTCCATTACACCAGCCGCTCCAGGTGCTAGCACTGTCTCTCCCACAATTGCCGAGGGTTTATTCAATCAAGTCAAAGAATTAGAAGACGAAGAGCAATTACAACTACAACGTGACTTGATTAACAATGTAGATACCCAACTCACCAGGGAATATGGCTCTTTAGGCGATACTACTAAACTGCTATTCTGGTATCTTTTATCTCAAGGTATGGATCAAGGGACTATCGTTTCTTTCCCAGCTAACTACCAACTTTCTGCGGAATCTCAACAACTGTTTGAAAGCATCAAAGGTTTAGAATTTCAACAGCAAATTACTCTTTTCCGCGATTACGTTTCCCCAATGGGTGCAGAAGCAAAAGCCGGTGCGGAAGTCTAG